tacattttGTTTCATTAAAGTTTTTGCTAATCTTGTTGAAAAGCTAGACCATATCTGCACCAAACACTTGCAATGCTCTCTATTTCCTCTGTAATGTTTGATTGTGGTTCCACAGGACTGAATTAACTAATGGAAGGTTAACAAAAGGGAGGCTTGTAGAACTAAGTGCTTGAACTTATATTAGCAAAAGGCAATTGTTAACTAAGAATGTAGTTAGGTGATGGCATTGATTATTTGATAGTCTAAAGACTATGAAACTTcccctttccttttttcttatttttaatcgTGTAATATCCAATATTATTCCAACTCACTGATTCtgctagttttctttttcttcaacagTTTGCCCTGCCTACTATGTTTGAGGTGCATGAGGGATACATGTATACTGGATGAGAAAGTGATCAAAGACCCAAGGAGACTGTATGCACCTGGTCGCCTCTATCACATTGTCGAAAGAAAGACTAACAGGTATTACTTACATCGTGTGCACTGTTCATGTGCTTTGTTGCATTGACCCGTTTTTAGATCCAGTAGATATTGACATCTTTGAGTTTTTGACAATGGTTGCAGATCGGGAAGATTCCCCCCAGTTGTGAGGACAGCAGTGCCAGTAGATGGGCGTTTTGAGCATATAGTTCTTTCTTGTAATGCTACTTCTGATCATTCAATCATTTGGATAGAAAGAGAAGCCCAGAGGGCTATGGATGTAAGTTTTCAATTTCTTGGTATTAAACTTATCCTTTTCTGGTTCATGCCAAGTTTCAAGGCaatagttgttgttgttgttgttgttttgcttGCATGTTGGTTGTTGAGAGGATCCGTTTGCTGGTCTGAAAGTGGCAAACTTTTGTTAGTCAGAAACAAGATGCCAAAATCCTGGACTATCTAGTTCACACTTTTCTCCTCTGCAAGTTTGTTGTGAGGGTGAGGGGATGAATGCTTGGACTTCAATAGCCTATCTTCCGTAACTTGATCTTCATGTCCGTATGTTGCAAGTTCAGTGATATGTAAATCTACAGCAATCAAACTGAAATGAACGAGGTTCAATCATTTGAAGTTGCACAAcgggtttttttaatgatctaCTGAATTCACTCAAGTGCTGACAAAAACTATATGGGTTTTTAATGCACTTTAGCTGGTTTGGCTAGAACTTAGAAGGCACGATATCTTGGTCATGTCATTTTCCTGAGTGCAAATCATTGATAGCTTGAGATAAGGGATGCGAGTTGGTATGGGTATTTTCTTGTTGCTATTTATACGAGTTGCAGCCGCACCATGTGCTCAAGTTTCCTTCAAGTTTGGTTTAAAGAAATTGCTTTCATCTTGACTTTGGCATCCTGCTCTCCTTGGTCACTCAGGTAATGTTAGAGAAAGATGATATCATGGAGATCCCAGCAAAGCAAAGGATGGAACGACAGGAGACTCTGGCCCGAGAACATAAAGAGGAGCACAGGGCTGCGCTACAAAGAGCTGTTACACTCGAAGTTCCCCATGCCTATTCATCTTCCAAGTATGGAACTTTCAATGAGGTGGCGGATTCGCACAGATGGAGTGGGGAATCTTCTCTTGGCTCTTCGAAGACAAGAGAGAACTGGGATGAATTGATTGAACGCCTTTTTGAAAAAGATGAATCTGGTCACATGGTTCTCAAGAAATCACAAAGGGATGATTGATCATTATtttcaacttgaaaaaaaaaatgaaaaagagagaggaggggTTATGTTTGCGGAAAGAGACACTAGTCCATTATTCAAAGGATTATaggtgaaaaatataaatagttaaTGCTAAGATGATGTTATTGGCGGCAACCACGGATGCACTTCTGATGAGGTATTAATTATTGTAAGACATTAATGGTTTTCCGAAGACTAAAATTGTGTAAATAGTAATGAATCTGATTTCATTTGtactaaaaaaattctattgTTTAAGAGATTTGTAGCTACTGTTACACCAGAAAAGGGGCAAAGATTTTTTAAGGCAGCAACCACCGATGAAAATTGTTCGAGCTGAGCTGCTCTCATAGAATGCCAAAAGAACCCTGTATATATGGTTGGTTCCCCTGATTACTACGGGACATGCAGGAAGAGTTGTAATGCATGCTGAAAGGCAAGCTCGAACCTTTCTTGTTCATTAACTTGGAGCTAATATTTTGTAGTTTCTGCTGATAAACCTTCAGCAGTtttgaaaaggatttttttaaaaaagaatatagtAGAATCATTGATTTATTCAAATCAAGAAACTCTTCATAGATATTGTCTCTACAGTGAAGAGTTCTTCAGTCTCCAAAACTCAATGGAGCTCGTATCGTCTTGTGGACCTCGTAAGTTATGACCTATCTGACTCTGCAATGAATTGTATAACTCTGCTGTGGATGGGAAGTGgctgtttaaaatttaaatggccTGCATGAGATGCCGGTTGTTATATTCATCATTGCACAGACTGATAGACAGCAAAGAAATTCCAGGATTTTAGAAGATTGGCCCAAAatgcatttaaaagaaaatggaggCGTGGAGCAAGAGGGTCACCGTGAAAATCCAAGAAGAAGCTTCTCCTTTTAAACCAGAAAGATCCGAAATTGCTCAAGCTGACATTGTTTGGGATTCCGGAGATGAggtaggaggaggaggattgttgagagaagaagaagacttgaAGGCCTCAATCTGTGAGTGACACTCGAGTCAACCCCCTTTCCTTTGTTCAACGCCTCCACATCACACGGCGATATCACCTCCTTCACACGGCAATAAACTTCTTCCTTCCAATCCTTTATCggtttctccctctctctctgttcttttccttggaaaaagaacagagagagagggaaTAACACGTGGCATCTAACATCTTTAGAAAAGAAGTTCAATATAGGGATACAAAACGCAGCGTTTAATCAAATTGAATTGTGCACTACGTACGGCTCTTTCTTTctaggggaggggaggggaggaGCGGCagtgaaagaaaaatcaaaatttgaaaacagaaaaacagaaaagaaacagCAGAGCCCTTCCTTCTTTCAACGtctctctttccttctttccttttttattatcatcaaattaATCACTACAAAATATCTACCATTTCAATCTCCCTCTCTATATCTCTATCTACCAATTCaaacacacactctctctctctctctctctcaatcaaccaggtaaggaagaagaagaaaaggcagaagaagaagaagagtaaaGATGAGTGGCGTAGCAAGAAAGCAAAACCTCAACCTCAACCCCAAGGTTCGCGTCATTGCCAAAATCAGAGGTTCCTCACATCTTGACGGTCTTTCAACTTCTTGGTTTTCCGTTCACAATAACATACGTGACGGCATTTTTTCTCACTCTCTCACTTTTTCTCTTGGAGACCGACCAGTTGCTGCCaggttattaattattttatcttttttctaattaatttttttgttaggttagTAGCATTTGTGCCCTGTTTGGCTTTTTAGGTTGGATGGAAAACTCTAGATTaggtattcatttttttttgttgattttctgttgttgttgtagtggtggtggtggtggtaggaAGGAGGCTTATGTGGTGGATTATTGCTACGACCAAAACGAGAAAAATGATTTGGTTTTTGAAAGAGAAGTTAAGCCTTTTATTAATGAAGTTTTTGATGGCCGTAATGCCACGATTATTGCTTGTGGAGCAAGGGGCACTGGAAAATCCTACCTCTTTCAGGTCTTTTTCCtcgttttttgttattatcatcaattttttatttatttgctgaCATGTGAGAGTGAGAGTGAGAGGTGTTGTTTGATTTTCTCAAGGGTAAGGATGATGAACCGGGTCTGACAGTGTTGGCTGTGGATGAAATGCTTCGATTGGCTGCGGATAACGGGAAGTCCATTGCCGTTTCCTTTTATGAGGTTGATCAAGATCATCATGTCAACGACTTGTTGGATCCCAATCGACAACAAGTTTTTGTATTGAAGGATGCTCATggaaaaacacaattaaaaggACTGTCTCAGGTGTGATAATGTTTATAAAGTAGCTATGGTTTGATTTTGGTCTGAGATGCTATTGATGATGGTCTCTGTGTTGCAATtgaattgttgttttatttgttttcgaTGTCTTTTGTTTCAGGTTCCGGTGACATCCATGTCTCAATTTCACAATTTCTATGGTGGTGGGACTAATCCACGTAAATCGATTCAGAAAGCAGTGACTGAACTTCCCAAGAGAAGTCATAAAGGGTTGATAGTATATGTATCGTCTCATGGTGGAGAAAAGTTGGACGTTTCTGTCagcaaattgaattttgttgacTTGGCAGGTTAAAACCAAACTCTTTTTGTatgcattttcatttttttatttggtttttttgttaagagTCTAAATCCTTGGTTGTCATCCTTGTCATTGTTGTTGTGTTTAGGTTATCAGGATGCTAGAAGGAAGAGTATTGATGGACAAAATTTGGTTGAGAGTACAAGGAATATTAATAAGTCCATTCATGCCATTCATAATGTTGTTTACTCTTTGAAAGCAAATGAAACTCATGTGCCATACCGGGAAAGTAAGATCACTACCATGTTGCAAGATTCACTTGGAGGGGCTGGCAGAATTTTGATGGTCACTTGCTTAGTGAGTTTTGGCTTGTTCAATTTCATGATAGTTTTTTAAgtcatagtttttgttttcagTTGTTCTATTTCTCACCCCTGAATGCAGAACCCATCTTTTTGCCAAGAATCTATTTACATGGTGAAATTAGCATCTCGTTCTTGTCAAGGAACTACTTGGGCTATCACAGACTCCACAAAGAAAGCCAGCAGCTCAGCAAGACCAATGGTGCCTTCTTCACATAATAGCCGGATGCTTGGTAGTGTTTCCACTTCTTTGAAGAAACAAACTGTGTCTCGAGGGCACATTTCTGGAAAAAAAGCACACTCTTCAACTTCCACACTGAAAGCTAGGTATTTTCTATCATACCTTGTCAAATGAAATTACAAGGCATTTTGTTCTCCAACCGTttccaattgatttttttttctacttgaaGGAAACTGTTTGATGAGTCAAGTGATTTGATATCTCAGAAGGTACTTGGTTTCTTACTACTTTGTTCCTAGTATCCACTAAACAGTTTTCTTACTGcgtcaagaaaaagaagaagaaacaatgataaaggaaacaaaagaaaatcatacaTACAAGTAAAATCTTTAggtaattgaaagaaaacacCTAGGCTAATCTATTTAGTTCATGTATTGCGTCGTGGgagtttgtttttgaaaagtgTTTATGCCATGGGAAGAAGACATACATTTCCTTGTACTGTTGTTGTAAAGCTAAAATGAATGGCTATGTTATATAAGAAATAAACAATGTTTCAATAGTCAGTGCAGGACTCTGAAGGGTATTTCTAGCTTTACCTAGAATAGAATAATCTTCTGAGTTCATGTATTAGGATGTGAGACTTTGTTTGGAAAAGTTTTTGTATGAGGGGAAGTAAATTTACATCCCTGGAGCACTTGTTGTATAGCTAAAATGAATGAATGATCTGTTATACAAGAAATTAAATACAGTTCTGACTTTTGATAAGCCTCTCTAGATTACTGTGCAGCTAAGTTCCTCAAACAATGTTCCAACAGTTGAATCTGTAATGCATGAAGAGGTATGGTTTATCTAGATTTTCCCTGTTATTATCTATCAAAGGAATGCATTTGGTATTTTCATGACAGTTGCTGATAAAGCTTCATTTTGTACAGGAGCAGCTCACTTCAAATGTTGCCAAAGAAGCATCATCTTTGGAAGTAGTAATGTTTTCCCTCAACTGCTTTTAGTTATCTTCACGTCTTTTTTAGATTATAATATCTTGCAAATGTCTGAGCGATTAATATCTGATACAGGAAGCTGTATCATTGTTCGCTCATGAGGATTCAAACTCTGTTTCTGTGGTGGGTACAGGCAATGAACATCAAAATTTTACAGTTAatgttgtttataaaaaatacagatCTAAAAGTTTCATTACCTTCTCAGGATGTTTCTCCTGTAGCAGCAGTTTCTAGTACTTGTGAAACTACAATACTTGATAAGGTAAATAGCTACTTACTTGATGAACCTTAATCTTTGctgtaaaattaaatgttaattttacagTTAatgttgtttataaaaaaatacaaatctaaaAGTTTCAATACCTTCTCAGGAAGTTTCTCCTGTAGCAGCAGTTTCTAGTACTTGTGAAACTACAATACTTGATAAGGTAATTAGCTACTTATTTGATGAGCCCTAATCTTTGCTGTAAAATTAACTGTTAGTCTTACAGTTAATGttgtttagaaaaaatacaaatctaaaAGGTTCAATACCTTCTCAGGAAGTTTCTCCTGTAGCAGCAGTTTCTATTACTTGTGAAGCTACAATACTTGATAAGGTAATTATCTACTTACTTGATGAGCCCTAatctttgttgtttataatGTTTAGAAAAATACAAGTATAATTCCAATTCTTTCTCAGGAAGCTTCTCCACCAGCTATTTCTAGTACTTGTGAAATTACAGTACTTGATAAGGTAATTAGCTACTTACTTAATGAGCCTTAGACATGGAAAAAACCACAATTGTTTATGGTTCCTTGTTTGTGATCTAGATGCTTTTTAAAACTCCTAGTTAATAGTATTAGATCTTTCATGGTATGTTATGATCTACTCATGCAGACTGACAAGGACCAAAACAAAACTGCGCTTTACACTGGAGAGTTATCTATGTTCGATGaaggtataaaataaaatacacgaTACTAATGATTCAATAGACAATAATGCCGTTCTCTTGTGTAATCTTCTTATTTTACCAGGTACAAAAATAGACAAGGAAAACAACAGTTCAATTGTCAATCTAGGTGGATCGCCACCCATTAGCGCACAATTGCAAGAATTATCAAATAGTTTGAAGTTACTATGTTCCTCAACCCCATCGTGCATAGATATAACTCCAAAAAATGATGCATTTCATAATCAAACTTCAACTGATATTGGGGAACCAGCAACTCCCAGCTCAAGTATGAGAGTAACTAATAGGGAAATTACAAGCTTTTGTAGTCCATGGGAAAAATTCAATGCCCGCAGCACTGGGATGAAGGTTAAATCTactttctctttcctttatCTCCTCTTTTCAAATGCTTATCTGCAATTGCTAACATCAACCTTTTGTTCTGTTGTAGAACTCACTTGTTCAAGATTATCTTAGATTGTTGAACACAGCTGACAAGTAAGTACACTCTGTCAATTTTGATTATGCTTCCTGTACTACTTTTAATTCTTGTTTGCTTCTGTTTAGGTACTTAAACTATAATCTGACTTCTATTTTGATAGAAATTTCACGATATATACATATTGTGAAAGCTGCCAAGCTGTTTCTTTATTGTGACATAACACTCGCAGCTACCATAACTGAGATTTTATAGTAATTATTCATAGTTGATTATGCAACATTAATACCTGTGTATTACTGTTTTCTATCTTCACCTAACAAACTAAACCTGGTACTCTCTTCTTTGTTAACAGGGAAGAATTGAGGAAATTGAAGGTGATTAGCGTTTCTAATTTTGTAAATATCAATGTGTGCTGTCTTATTGCTGGCATGTGATATGAATTAGAGTGATGCTTCATGCAGGGTATTGGAGAAAAGAGAGCTACTTACATCCTTGAACTTCGAGAAGATTGTCCAGAGCCTTTTAAGAATGTAAGCATTTTTGGAAAAGCTTTTCACATGGTgttattgtctttttatttcatttgtagTTTAGTTAATGATTGTTAAGAATCATTATCGGTCAACAGCTTGATGATTTGAAAGACATCGGACTCTCAGCCAAGCAGGTTCTCTCTTTAATTCCTATAGAACTGTCTTCATATCGACTTTTCAAAATCTGTCTGTCAAATACGTTCACTAAAAAACCAAATGcaatttatgtttattattaatattttgtttgaagtGCAGGTAACAAGATGGCTTAAAAAGGAAGTTGGGGGACTCTTTGATTAGCATGGCAGCTATGATTAATATGTTGGTTTGGAAGATAATTTACTTTGGGAGACCGGAAGTTGCTTTGAAACTTAATTAGAATTGATTGTAAAGTGgttactaaatatatatataaatttagcaTGCATTATTATTCATCGTTTTGAATTTTAATCTGCTActgtattgttttttcaaatttaatgtaaaaagCGACACAATtgaaatgagataaaaatttGAAGAACAGGTTTATTTACTCGAGAGGTACAAGATAGATTGTGTTTCTGTTTAAAAAATGGAGGGACATGACAATTAGGGATGACAAGTAACAGAGAGGCCTTGAAggaaagaggaaaaaatgaaaaattcttTGAATACAAGAAATCATGAGAAGGAGAGTGGAGGGATGTAAACAAAACACAATTTCCTAGCGTCACCATGCAGGTGGTATAACACTTATCAGGCTCACGAGAATGCTTGTCAGACATTGTGATGAAGCAAGGCTTGCATTTCTGGCAGCATTCGTCGTCTCGCATTCTGAACTCTATTATTTGCAGTGCTAGCTGTGGCCGCTTTGATGGCCCGCCATGGCCAACATATATGCCTGACCTTATTGCATCTCCGCTCTTTGCTCTCTGCTTCTTCTACTTGCCTTGTTAGCTCCTCAATTCGCTGACGAAGTCCTGAAGCCCTGCTATCAGCTAGCTGCAGAGACCTCTCTGCTGCTGCCTGGGCAGCCATTGCAGCAACTGCTAGTTCATCTTTCAGCTTTAACTTGCCATTTGATATCTCTAAATTAGCCTTTGTTTTCTCCAGTTCTTGTTTCAAGATAACAACCTGATAACACTAACAATTTTAGCATTTGCCTTGAAAACAAAATGGAATTCAGCATCGGAAAACACTAACAACCTGATAACACTGACATTGGCCCCCTCAATCccatccccccccccctcccccatccctttttttttaaaaaataattctcttaaAACCAGGCAATGTGGAAGTGATTTTGTTTACCAATTTTTCGCGTTCTTCGATTGCTTTTTTTGCAGCTTCCACTTCCAGCTCGCAAGCTTCTCTCCATCTCACAACTTCTGCCTcactttcttttatttctgtCAGGAGTTCCTCAACCTTTGCCGTGGAAGTAAAAAAGGAAACATAAGAATTGAAGTCAGCAAGGAAAGGAGCTTGCTTtatgaatgcatgcaatctCAATCAAACCAATGATTACATTTTGAGCTTGCACCCTCTCTCTATTTTCCAACTCCTTTATGTACAGTGTGTTCTCTGCAATTTCTTTATCTTGTTTTTGCACAAGGCTTTGTAATCGCTCAGCATCTGACCTGACATGTAAAAACCAATTAGTAAtcacaagcaagcaagcaaaaccaagcatcttttttttcataggaAGCATTCGGTGGTCTAAGAAAGATGCAGTCCCGTGGCTTCTCTTGTCTCCACCCAAGTTTCACACCATTTAGAtcttcctctccttttcttaCTCTATTCTGAATAAAACCTAATGTGCAGTCACATTTATATGCAAAGAAATACGCGGGCATAGCAGTTAGAAACTAAAATACCTAGATTCTTCCAGAGATCTCCTTAGTTGACTGTTTTCGAGCCGTAAATTCTTCATTATTCTCTCCATAGTTGAGGCCTGTAAACGACATGTGCAGTGTCAGACCGTGTAAGGGTGTTTCCTTCTACGTATGTTAATGGACACAGCACAGGATATCTAGCATTCCCACTACCAGAAAACTGGACACAATTTTTTGCTAAAAGCTGCCATATTTTCCATTACAAATGAGATGGATCCATGTGAACATACAAGACTAATCTAAAATTTATCTTTGCAAATAATGGGATCAGACATACCAGACTGACAACCTCCTCTTCAAATTCACTGCTATCTGATTTAGAACTTGCAGCAGCAGAAGCATTAGTGGTATTGCTACCAGCTCCTGAACTTTCCATGGATTGTTCATTACTCCCACTTCCCATCATGAAACCAAATCCTACTCTCTGCAACCCGCGTTCTGCAAACTGCAACAAAGCCACCCTCTTCTGCTCGTTGTTCCCTTTCAGCTTATTCAAACTCCTCTCCACAGCCTCCTTCTCCACCAAAGCAACCCTTAACAAGCTATTGATGTCTCGGTTCTCCTCTGTCAAACTCACCACACTACTCTCCAATTCCcttatttccttcttcttcatctcgTTGAACTCATTTACTTTTGATTCCGCCTCACCTGCCAGCCTTGCAATTGCCTTGAATTCCTCCCAGACCGACCTCAATTCATCATCTAGATCCAATTCTTCCCTGTTCTCTTCAGTATCAGATCTCTCAATTAAATATTCATCATGTACACACTCTGTTACTTTCACCAAAGATTCCTTCACAGGCCTTACTAAATCCATATTGATCTTCAACAAGAACCCATTCTTGTCCCTAGCCTCTTTTATCTCAAGCTCCAACTTATCATTCCTCTCTCTAAGaaattccatttctttttctagtttttccaTTGTCAGATATGCCTCATCAATCCTTTTAACAAGCCCatcttctttttccttgaaaGAGGCCTCGAGTTCTCTAACTTGGTCACGAAGAGAGTCTCTCTCGTGGGAAACTTCTTGGATAGCTAATTTGAGCTGGGTGTTGTTATCGAGCGCATCATCTCTTTGTTGCTGGAAAAGGAGGAGGTTTTCCTCCATCAAGGAGGATTTTCCTTGAATGGTATCAAAAGAGTGTTGGAGAGATTGAAGCTGAGAGAGGAGATCATGGTGGTCAGAGATAATAAAGTTGGCATTGGTTGGGGAATCAGCAAGGTCATTGATGTAGGGCTGAGGAGGGTTTTGTGAGGTGGTTTCCATGGTCCATTGATTGGATATATCTGTGTGTtgtgaggaagaagaaaagaaagtttgGTTAGAGGAAACTTGAAAACCTAACAGTCAAAGGAAGGCAAGAAGGTCAGGTGGTGGCAGTAGTCGTAGTATGACAGTTTGAGTATGGTGGGTTTTGGCGGGCAAGATGAAACTACCAAATACCAATACCATCCTTGCTTCGGCTGGTTGGGCTGAGCCTTTAAAATCTTAATGGTCACCGGAGATGAGATGAGACTACTAAACCCAGTTCATCATTTCGGTTTTGGATTCTGaatcaattaaaaactaaagttggaatttttatttgaatcataattcaagatttatttttataaataactttggattataataaattaaagtgaCTTTTAAGCTAgagttatgtttaataaaaataactcaaaacaacattttttagaaaagaaaatagcaatataagttaaacttcaaaaatatttataatttcttttcgggtaaaaaatcccaaaataacttaattcaatttataaaaaaatataatgctaAAGACTTGTTTGTTTAGGTTACTAATGGTATATATTGAAAGGATACAACGTAATTGCAATATGTTACAAAATTACACAATCTAAGTTTATCTAAATTTAgttaaagttatatatatataaaaaaaagatcatcaGTTTTTATTCGTAGCTTTCCAAAGATATCCATTTTCTTagtataaaattattgaatctaTTTTTAGAGGTTTAGTCCTTCTAAACTTATATTGTAGAATTAAATCTTAGAAAAAACTAccgtaattttttgttgtttcttttgtaTGGACTAATTCCATTTTAAATGTTTGTTAAAAGTCTAATAGCTTGATACTTTTATAGATGacattattttgttattgtatCAATCATTATATTACATTATGGATTATAGAGTGATGATTTTgtcattttaaaagaattttgacTATTCAAgagcaattttatcattttaaaaacactaattgGTCATTAAGTATTGCCTAGGttacttttatctttttaattttcttaaaataatataattatttttttgcctccatgctaaaaaaaaattgaattgctgGGGCAAAGGTGTTtatgcattttatatttttataagattatgaaATGATATTTAAACCATTACATTGGGAGGGGGGTTTATCTttttatgttggttttttttgtgcATAGAATGTGT
The sequence above is drawn from the Populus alba chromosome 15, ASM523922v2, whole genome shotgun sequence genome and encodes:
- the LOC118056272 gene encoding kinesin-like protein KIN-10C isoform X7, with the protein product MSGVARKQNLNLNPKVRVIAKIRGSSHLDGLSTSWFSVHNNIRDGIFSHSLTFSLGDRPVAASGGGGGRKEAYVVDYCYDQNEKNDLVFEREVKPFINEVFDGRNATIIACGARGTGKSYLFQGKDDEPGLTVLAVDEMLRLAADNGKSIAVSFYEVDQDHHVNDLLDPNRQQVFVLKDAHGKTQLKGLSQVPVTSMSQFHNFYGGGTNPRKSIQKAVTELPKRSHKGLIVYVSSHGGEKLDVSVSKLNFVDLAGYQDARRKSIDGQNLVESTRNINKSIHAIHNVVYSLKANETHVPYRESKITTMLQDSLGGAGRILMVTCLNPSFCQESIYMVKLASRSCQGTTWAITDSTKKASSSARPMVPSSHNSRMLGSVSTSLKKQTVSRGHISGKKAHSSTSTLKARKLFDESSDLISQKITVQLSSSNNVPTVESVMHEEEQLTSNVAKEASSLEEAVSLFAHEDSNSVSVDVSPVAAVSSTCETTILDKEVSPVAAVSITCEATILDKEASPPAISSTCEITVLDKTDKDQNKTALYTGELSMFDEGTKIDKENNSSIVNLGGSPPISAQLQELSNSLKLLCSSTPSCIDITPKNDAFHNQTSTDIGEPATPSSSMRVTNREITSFCSPWEKFNARSTGMKNSLVQDYLRLLNTADKEELRKLKGIGEKRATYILELREDCPEPFKNLDDLKDIGLSAKQVTRWLKKEVGGLFD
- the LOC118056272 gene encoding kinesin-like protein KIN-10C isoform X3; translated protein: MSGVARKQNLNLNPKVRVIAKIRGSSHLDGLSTSWFSVHNNIRDGIFSHSLTFSLGDRPVAASGGGGGRKEAYVVDYCYDQNEKNDLVFEREVKPFINEVFDGRNATIIACGARGTGKSYLFQGKDDEPGLTVLAVDEMLRLAADNGKSIAVSFYEVDQDHHVNDLLDPNRQQVFVLKDAHGKTQLKGLSQVPVTSMSQFHNFYGGGTNPRKSIQKAVTELPKRSHKGLIVYVSSHGGEKLDVSVSKLNFVDLAGYQDARRKSIDGQNLVESTRNINKSIHAIHNVVYSLKANETHVPYRESKITTMLQDSLGGAGRILMVTCLNPSFCQESIYMVKLASRSCQGTTWAITDSTKKASSSARPMVPSSHNSRMLGSVSTSLKKQTVSRGHISGKKAHSSTSTLKARKLFDESSDLISQKLSSSNNVPTVESVMHEEEQLTSNVAKEASSLEVEAVSLFAHEDSNSVSVDVSPVAAVSSTCETTILDKEVSPVAAVSSTCETTILDKEVSPVAAVSITCEATILDKEASPPAISSTCEITVLDKTDKDQNKTALYTGELSMFDEGTKIDKENNSSIVNLGGSPPISAQLQELSNSLKLLCSSTPSCIDITPKNDAFHNQTSTDIGEPATPSSSMRVTNREITSFCSPWEKFNARSTGMKNSLVQDYLRLLNTADKEELRKLKGIGEKRATYILELREDCPEPFKNLDDLKDIGLSAKQVTRWLKKEVGGLFD
- the LOC118056272 gene encoding kinesin-like protein KIN-10C isoform X5 — encoded protein: MSGVARKQNLNLNPKVRVIAKIRGSSHLDGLSTSWFSVHNNIRDGIFSHSLTFSLGDRPVAARKEAYVVDYCYDQNEKNDLVFEREVKPFINEVFDGRNATIIACGARGTGKSYLFQGKDDEPGLTVLAVDEMLRLAADNGKSIAVSFYEVDQDHHVNDLLDPNRQQVFVLKDAHGKTQLKGLSQVPVTSMSQFHNFYGGGTNPRKSIQKAVTELPKRSHKGLIVYVSSHGGEKLDVSVSKLNFVDLAGYQDARRKSIDGQNLVESTRNINKSIHAIHNVVYSLKANETHVPYRESKITTMLQDSLGGAGRILMVTCLNPSFCQESIYMVKLASRSCQGTTWAITDSTKKASSSARPMVPSSHNSRMLGSVSTSLKKQTVSRGHISGKKAHSSTSTLKARKLFDESSDLISQKITVQLSSSNNVPTVESVMHEEEQLTSNVAKEASSLEVEAVSLFAHEDSNSVSVDVSPVAAVSSTCETTILDKEVSPVAAVSSTCETTILDKEVSPVAAVSITCEATILDKEASPPAISSTCEITVLDKTDKDQNKTALYTGELSMFDEGTKIDKENNSSIVNLGGSPPISAQLQELSNSLKLLCSSTPSCIDITPKNDAFHNQTSTDIGEPATPSSSMRVTNREITSFCSPWEKFNARSTGMKNSLVQDYLRLLNTADKEELRKLKGIGEKRATYILELREDCPEPFKNLDDLKDIGLSAKQVTRWLKKEVGGLFD